In Indicator indicator isolate 239-I01 chromosome 29, UM_Iind_1.1, whole genome shotgun sequence, the following are encoded in one genomic region:
- the TOM1L1 gene encoding TOM1-like protein 1 yields MCMENCGPRFQTLVVKKDFCKDKLVKLLNPRYNLPIDLQEKILAFIMMWARGFQGMVDVSEVKEVYLELLKKGVEFPFSDLSRGAPKTSAQPSTKSSAPSASPAKRSFLPLPTGPTFLLTPEQIGKLYSELDMARMNVRVMSSILRDNAPGSENPDDMNLLQKLYKTCRMMQERIMELLVSVENEDVIVELIQVNEDLNNVLLGHERFSRNRVRFLENQRIQQERSQLYRKQPSAPSSDLLDLFMEPPSPASALVPADSAVAPSGLNGTSAQPEDQPRHHPSIYPQPDSATAAKAQQFPFAAEAQNSSVSTPAGHTYSNLATLLSPVPLNPVSLQSGQSASASGASPAAVSKNKSQSSHYYEIMEFDPLAPTEAIYEDIDAVLKTEVSKDTEC; encoded by the exons ATGTGCATGGAGAATTGTGGCCCAAGATTCCAGACTTTGGTTGTGAAGAAAGATTTCTGCAAAGACAAGCTGGTGAAGCTCCTGAATCCAAGATACAATCTGCCCATTGACCTGCAGGAGAAGATCTTGGCCTTCATCATG ATGTGGGCCCGAGGTTTCCAAGGAATGGTGGATGTCAGCGAAGTCAAAGAGGTTTatctggagctgctgaagaaaGGAGTGGAGTTCCCATTCTCTGACCTCAGCAGAGGGGCACCTAAG aCTTCAGCTCAGCCTTCTACAAAGTCATCAGCACCTTCTGCCAGTCCTGCCAAACGTTCTTTcctgcctctccccacaggTCCAACCTTCCTGTTGACTCCTGAGCAG ATTGGGAAGCTGTACAGTGAGCTGGACATGGCCAGGATGAACGTGAGAGTCATGTCCTCCATCCTGAGAGACAATGCTCCTGGCTCTGAGAACCCAGATGACATGAATCTGCTACAG AAACTGTATAAAACCTGTCGGATGATGCAGGAGAGGatcatggagctgctggtgtcagTGGAAAATGAAGATGTGATAGTGGAGTTAATTCAGGTCAATGAAGATCTGAACAATGTTCTCCTGGGACATGAAAG GTTCTCTCGGAACAGAGTTCGCTTCCTGGAGAACCAGAGGATCCAGCAGGAGCGCTCCCAG CTGTACAGGaagcagccctctgctccctcaAGTGATCTGCTTGACCTCTTCATGGAGCCTCCCTCTCCAGCATCAGCACTGGTGCCAGCAGACTCTGCAGTGGCTCCTTCAGGCCTCA ATGGCACATCTGCACAGCCTGAAGATCAACCCAGGCATCATCCATCAATTTATCCCCAGCCAGACTCAGCAACTGCTGCCAAAGCTCAGCAATTCCC gtttgcagctgaggcacaGAACAGCAGTGTCAGCACCCCAGCTGGGCACACCTACAGCAAT CTGGCCACTCTCTTGAGCCCAGTGCCTCTGAATCCAGTCAGCCTGCAGAGTGGACAAAGTGCATCAGCCAGTGGAGCATCACCAGCAG CTGTGTCCAAGAACAAGTCACAATCATCTCATTACTACGAGATCATGGAATTTGATCCCTTGGCTCCCACTGA AGCCATTTATGAGGACATTGATGCTGTGCTGAAGACAGAGGTTAGCAAGGACACAGAATGCTGA